A window of the Halopseudomonas phragmitis genome harbors these coding sequences:
- a CDS encoding TonB-dependent receptor domain-containing protein, protein MKKFLPLTPALLAASIVQANTAIDLPDTVITASRIEQPREAALAANSVFTRTDIERLQARSVPELLSRVPGLQQNNNGGIPAYFLRGSNTAQTLVLVDGQRIASTTSGIARLDYLNIDNIERVEVIRGPRSSLYGADAIGGVIQIFTRQGEPGLNPSVRLGFGSNHTVERNLTLSGGDQQTRYMLGATLDESRGFDRTTDKQGNDRDRDGQRNKALMLRLDHSFNADWQAGLSLNDQRGKNEFDDAYELFPGFPEDQFRVSSYNGHLQGQLTEIWQSRLELGQSYDRNKTVGSGSPWNDGRIETTRHSASWLNHLQLSPEQRLSVGSDWHRDRLSSTNAYTKTRRENLAGFIQHSWTQQNFATELGVRHDDNQHFGNHSSWNAALAVPAGDRQQWILSYAEGFRAPTFNDLYAPPGWGGNPDLDPERSKSWELQWRAEVLDSQLEASLYRNDIKDLITWNSSTFQMDNINKARVNGFEAAISRDLFGWSSRTAISFIDPRDRATGKTLQLRARRHLSLDLDRSFGDLSFGSTWQLFSQRYTDPANSDTLAGYGTLDLRASWRASPALRWDLKLSNVLDRDYHLGTYSRPTGFWPAPSIDHPYREQGRSALLAVTWTPQL, encoded by the coding sequence ATGAAAAAATTTCTGCCCCTGACTCCTGCCCTGCTGGCCGCCAGCATCGTCCAGGCCAATACCGCCATCGACCTGCCGGATACCGTGATCACTGCTTCGCGGATTGAGCAGCCTCGCGAAGCCGCCCTGGCGGCCAACAGCGTGTTTACCCGTACCGATATCGAGCGCCTGCAGGCCCGCAGCGTTCCGGAATTGCTCAGCCGGGTACCGGGCCTGCAGCAGAACAACAATGGCGGGATTCCGGCCTACTTCCTGCGCGGCAGCAACACCGCGCAAACGCTGGTTCTGGTCGACGGTCAGCGCATTGCCTCCACGACCAGCGGCATTGCTCGCCTGGACTACCTGAATATCGATAATATCGAGCGGGTCGAGGTCATTCGTGGCCCACGCTCCTCGCTGTATGGTGCCGACGCCATCGGCGGCGTTATTCAGATCTTCACCCGCCAGGGCGAGCCCGGCCTCAACCCCAGCGTGCGCCTGGGCTTTGGCAGCAACCATACAGTTGAGCGCAACCTGACCCTCAGCGGCGGTGACCAGCAGACCCGCTACATGCTTGGCGCCACCCTGGATGAAAGCCGTGGCTTCGACCGCACCACCGACAAGCAGGGCAATGACCGTGACCGCGACGGCCAGCGCAACAAGGCGCTGATGCTGCGTCTGGACCACAGTTTCAATGCTGACTGGCAAGCCGGGCTCAGCCTCAACGACCAGCGTGGCAAGAACGAATTCGACGATGCCTATGAATTGTTCCCCGGCTTTCCCGAAGACCAGTTCCGGGTCAGCAGCTATAACGGCCACCTGCAAGGTCAGTTGACCGAGATCTGGCAAAGCCGCCTGGAGCTCGGCCAAAGCTATGACCGCAACAAGACGGTTGGCTCCGGCAGCCCATGGAACGATGGCCGCATCGAAACCACCCGGCATTCAGCCAGTTGGCTCAACCACCTGCAACTCAGCCCGGAACAGCGCCTGAGCGTTGGCAGCGACTGGCACCGCGACCGCCTGTCCTCGACCAACGCCTACACCAAGACGCGCCGGGAGAATCTGGCCGGTTTCATCCAGCACAGCTGGACCCAGCAGAACTTTGCCACCGAACTGGGTGTGCGCCACGACGACAACCAGCACTTCGGCAATCACAGCAGCTGGAACGCCGCGCTGGCCGTACCGGCTGGCGACCGCCAGCAATGGATTCTGAGCTACGCCGAAGGCTTCCGCGCCCCCACCTTCAATGACCTGTATGCGCCTCCGGGCTGGGGCGGCAACCCGGACCTGGATCCCGAGCGGTCAAAAAGCTGGGAACTGCAATGGCGCGCCGAAGTGCTCGACAGCCAGCTCGAAGCCTCGCTGTATCGCAACGACATCAAGGACCTGATCACCTGGAATAGCAGCACCTTCCAGATGGACAACATCAACAAGGCCCGCGTCAACGGCTTCGAGGCCGCCATCAGCCGCGACCTGTTCGGCTGGTCGAGCCGCACTGCCATCAGCTTCATCGACCCACGCGACCGGGCCACTGGCAAAACCTTGCAACTGCGCGCCCGCCGGCACCTGAGCCTGGATTTGGATCGCAGCTTTGGCGACCTGTCCTTTGGCAGCACCTGGCAGCTGTTCAGCCAGCGCTACACTGATCCGGCCAACAGCGACACCCTGGCCGGTTACGGCACCCTGGACCTGCGCGCCAGTTGGCGAGCCAGCCCGGCGCTGCGCTGGGACCTGAAGCTGAGCAATGTGCTGGACCGCGACTACCACCTGGGCACCTACTCACGTCCCACGGGTTTCTGGCCGGCGCCGTCGATTGACCACCCCTACCGCGAACAGGGTCGCAGCGCCTTGCTGGCCGTGACCTGGACTCCACAGCTGTAA
- a CDS encoding Wadjet anti-phage system protein JetA family protein translates to MFFTDERQHFFRPLTSKYREQIVECLRLLHERLYSARADYGESPRRDQVLDIFCEALERAPLLDGDDQDSGRFKNNREQANWILNSLIEHGWLERQVDQASFQSSYPFSRLGRLFTLPLVEADGRSVRTRHRNTRNTLNALSAFAEHGEVYDLLDAHEYSERIIADFSDIIAELEERKRELVREVEARQLVQQASDQFFEFMERRFQPDLAIRLSADSVERHRERILELLERIRRKPRDWKAHAERELRRLAPDLLSDERSSVLWQLLDAIDSRLRNASDIMLPALRKTLQSFTQRADLIIRQLSYLHSQQHSDIVGLCRELSNLPEAEQSARLQAAGELMAGVGLGLLDPGQLRLRERRERPPVQSLMSDPGAPDDDTLHELATQQRLDKAFNINASGLRDYLRNALAGRQRIDSRDLPITSASDLLALSHLIELAGAEHAARGLQVRIEPSGQTITDETYFSRRDGFIIELEHDDHA, encoded by the coding sequence ATGTTCTTCACCGACGAGCGCCAGCACTTCTTCCGCCCGCTCACCAGCAAATACCGCGAACAGATCGTCGAATGCCTGCGCCTGCTGCACGAGCGGCTGTACAGCGCCCGCGCCGACTATGGCGAATCACCGCGCCGCGATCAGGTCCTGGATATCTTCTGCGAAGCCCTGGAGCGTGCCCCGCTGCTCGATGGCGATGACCAGGACAGCGGCCGGTTCAAGAACAACCGCGAGCAGGCCAACTGGATTCTCAACAGCCTGATCGAGCATGGCTGGCTGGAGCGCCAGGTCGACCAGGCCAGCTTTCAGTCCAGCTACCCGTTCAGCCGCCTGGGCCGGCTGTTCACCCTGCCGCTAGTCGAGGCCGACGGGCGCAGTGTACGCACCCGCCACCGCAATACCCGCAACACCCTCAACGCCCTAAGCGCCTTCGCCGAGCATGGCGAAGTCTACGACCTGCTCGATGCCCATGAATACTCCGAGCGGATCATCGCCGACTTCAGCGACATCATTGCCGAGCTGGAAGAGCGCAAGCGCGAACTGGTACGCGAGGTTGAAGCCCGGCAACTGGTACAGCAGGCCAGCGACCAGTTCTTCGAATTCATGGAGCGACGCTTTCAGCCCGACCTGGCCATTCGCCTGTCGGCCGACAGTGTCGAACGTCACCGCGAGCGCATCCTCGAGCTGCTCGAACGGATTCGGCGCAAACCCAGGGACTGGAAAGCCCATGCCGAACGCGAACTGCGGCGCCTGGCCCCTGACCTGCTGAGCGATGAGCGCAGCTCGGTGCTGTGGCAATTGCTCGATGCGATCGACAGCCGCCTGCGCAATGCCTCGGACATCATGCTGCCAGCCCTGCGCAAGACCTTGCAGAGCTTTACCCAGCGCGCCGACCTGATCATCCGCCAGCTCAGCTACCTGCACAGCCAGCAGCACAGCGACATCGTTGGCCTGTGCCGGGAGTTGTCCAATCTGCCCGAAGCCGAGCAGAGCGCCCGCCTGCAAGCCGCCGGCGAGCTCATGGCCGGCGTCGGTCTGGGCCTGCTCGACCCCGGCCAATTGCGCCTGCGCGAGCGCCGCGAGCGGCCACCAGTGCAAAGCCTGATGAGCGACCCCGGCGCCCCGGATGACGACACCCTGCACGAACTGGCCACCCAGCAGCGCCTGGACAAGGCCTTCAACATCAACGCCAGCGGCCTGCGCGACTACCTGCGCAACGCCCTGGCCGGGCGCCAGCGAATCGACAGTCGTGACCTGCCGATCACCAGCGCCAGCGATCTGCTGGCACTCAGTCACCTGATCGAACTGGCCGGCGCCGAACATGCCGCCCGCGGCCTGCAGGTACGCATCGAGCCCAGTGGCCAGACGATTACCGACGAAACCTATTTCAGCCGCCGCGACGGCTTCATTATCGAACTGGAACACGACGACCATGCGTGA
- a CDS encoding DUF4194 domain-containing protein, which produces MREALNAQLAERGLSSEEFSELMIRLLDRGVLCRDDSKREAELYDRFLQVRELVEDYLEILRIRLLHEPRFNLLRLFPPGAEVPGLADSDDDFRTGLRQRLNQQEVALILVLRAEYDKALREGQVDEQGQVLLTLEALNLSSRNLLGKPLPESLSERQALLRRLRQLRLIRSPGDNSSEEDAWLLIRPGILSLVTDSALNQLASPEADDLDEDAP; this is translated from the coding sequence ATGCGTGAAGCCCTGAACGCCCAACTGGCCGAACGCGGCCTGAGCAGTGAGGAGTTTTCCGAGCTGATGATCCGCCTGCTTGATCGCGGTGTGCTGTGCCGTGACGACAGCAAGCGTGAGGCCGAGCTCTATGACCGCTTCTTGCAGGTACGCGAACTGGTCGAGGATTACCTTGAGATACTGCGCATCCGCCTGCTGCACGAGCCGCGCTTCAACCTGCTGCGGCTGTTCCCACCCGGTGCCGAAGTGCCCGGCCTGGCTGACAGCGACGACGATTTTCGCACCGGCCTGCGCCAGCGCCTGAACCAACAGGAAGTGGCCCTGATCCTGGTGCTGCGCGCCGAATACGACAAGGCCCTGCGCGAAGGTCAGGTCGACGAGCAGGGCCAGGTGCTGCTGACCCTGGAAGCCCTCAACCTCAGCAGCCGCAACCTGCTGGGCAAACCGCTGCCGGAAAGTCTCAGCGAGCGCCAGGCGCTGTTGCGCCGCCTTCGCCAACTGCGACTGATCCGCAGCCCCGGTGACAACAGCAGTGAAGAGGATGCCTGGCTGCTGATCCGCCCCGGCATTCTCAGCCTGGTCACCGACAGCGCCCTGAATCAACTGGCCAGCCCCGAGGCCGACGACCTGGACGAGGACGCGCCCTGA
- a CDS encoding ATP-binding protein: protein MYLKRSITVNWGNLPVEELEYGPVNLFSGGNGSGKTTAADALQTLMTAAHDNLFNYNPGQDETTQRGRGGKQVRTLASYVLGCDDGAYARPWDTDGYIAGVFHPTQGESAEPFTAVIGVRAHLDSAGSSRQARQNELLLMIVPGEMLSLSHLVREADDGRHVVPVTELPTLLRRQFGKAGVELYERKSAYLARLYGALRGRRDAVSIREAKNAARTFANFMAYKPVKSIDQFVAEEVLEARDFGDTIRRIRELLRTVHGMEQEAGRLRDAVALLQQSRDQADQYLEGWLERTGLDYAAAAQTWRQNQKQYLAAKDEQRQLAARLASNLDEQRLTNERLEQAHQELVQLEARRQGIPALHNKDQLESRQRQLHEQLQTGVAPLLQQARQRDQNVAALRSLQQLLSQHSLGLELPQLASRGWRETSQAVLTAEQQPVADLNQLLARDWIDLSPLDAGLDAIRSQQHSHNLLAEHLYAEGSDGISLLQKVDRLGQERAAAVTSLERQVSQCEQQISTLRASRVSYPGYVEDALRAIRQQCPQADPRVLCDYVEVLDPDWQMAIEGYIGGSRFAILVEPAFEAEAIRIVRQLSSRERNRARVIQGDKARQDAERLSVPEDSILKVMRFGHKIAEYYLRASYAGVQRVEHADALRQTRRGITREGLGSGNYALFRCDIDDSQLVFGAEARERNLRAQESQLEQLHLQRHALRQQQQALQQLAQLLNQIKPLDYAARASALLDCQRQLRELEQQLDSLDLGSHGDLDDQQSRVNQRYRELEQRQRELLEEHGRLDEKHRQLSQRINQLADQSDTLLEAKDAAEQHLLEAASGLPGLDPQQRLEQLDAMLEQAHSPFDFVADSATLTTRLHQQAISLERAIEQYNQQSQPADQLLHDCADELHSLGFFRHIGGLQRQLDNLYNRLRNNVLLEKQNQLASLRDSFNTTFVSDLCHEIHQAINDGRRILEQLNLELEHHQFGADRERFQFDWDWLPEYKEYWDFFQEVMQMPNLGDGASLFDSNLSERAASIRDRLLSLLLDGDEQQALRELERLSDYRRYRRYDILKHPQGKPAIRLSEYGTGSGGQLETPAYIIRAAAVTSAFRFNEGDSHLRMVIVDEAFMHMDETRSREVIGYLTETLGLQLIFIMPTSKAGPFLDLISNQFVFSKVPSRQPVGELNTRVLLDRQQLNRERVAELWAQHRRVIRQQGMLDFMEELV from the coding sequence ATGTATCTGAAACGCTCAATCACCGTGAACTGGGGCAACCTGCCGGTCGAAGAACTGGAGTACGGCCCGGTCAACCTGTTTTCCGGCGGCAACGGCTCGGGCAAGACCACCGCCGCCGATGCCCTGCAAACCCTGATGACCGCCGCCCACGACAACCTGTTCAACTACAACCCCGGGCAGGACGAAACCACCCAGCGTGGGCGCGGCGGCAAGCAGGTGCGGACCCTGGCCTCCTACGTGCTGGGCTGTGACGATGGTGCCTACGCCCGGCCCTGGGATACCGACGGCTACATCGCCGGCGTGTTCCACCCGACCCAAGGCGAAAGCGCCGAGCCCTTTACCGCAGTCATCGGCGTGCGCGCCCACCTCGACAGCGCCGGCAGCAGCCGCCAGGCTCGCCAGAACGAACTGCTGCTGATGATCGTTCCCGGTGAAATGCTGTCGCTGTCGCATCTAGTGCGCGAGGCCGACGACGGCCGCCACGTGGTCCCGGTTACCGAACTCCCGACCCTGTTGCGCCGCCAGTTCGGCAAGGCCGGCGTCGAACTCTACGAGCGCAAAAGCGCCTATCTGGCCCGGCTGTATGGCGCACTGCGCGGGCGCCGTGATGCGGTATCGATACGCGAGGCCAAGAATGCCGCACGCACCTTCGCCAACTTCATGGCCTACAAACCGGTCAAGTCGATCGACCAGTTCGTCGCCGAAGAAGTACTGGAAGCCCGCGACTTTGGCGACACCATCCGGCGGATTCGCGAACTGCTGCGCACCGTGCACGGCATGGAGCAGGAAGCCGGCCGCTTGCGTGATGCCGTGGCCCTGCTCCAGCAGTCACGCGATCAGGCCGACCAGTACCTGGAAGGCTGGCTCGAGCGCACCGGGCTCGACTATGCCGCCGCAGCCCAAACCTGGCGGCAGAATCAGAAACAGTATCTGGCGGCCAAGGACGAACAGCGCCAACTGGCGGCGCGCCTGGCCAGCAATCTCGACGAACAGCGCCTGACCAACGAGCGCCTGGAGCAGGCCCATCAGGAGCTGGTGCAACTGGAAGCCCGGCGCCAGGGCATCCCGGCCCTGCACAACAAGGACCAACTGGAAAGTCGCCAGCGCCAGCTGCATGAGCAGTTACAGACCGGGGTCGCCCCGCTGCTGCAACAGGCCCGCCAGCGCGACCAGAACGTCGCAGCCCTGCGCAGCCTGCAGCAACTGCTCAGCCAGCACAGCTTGGGCCTGGAACTGCCGCAACTGGCCAGCCGTGGCTGGCGGGAAACCAGCCAGGCAGTACTGACCGCCGAACAGCAACCAGTGGCCGATCTCAACCAGTTGCTGGCCCGCGACTGGATCGACCTCAGCCCGCTGGATGCCGGCCTGGACGCCATTCGCAGCCAGCAGCACAGCCACAACCTGCTGGCCGAACACCTGTACGCCGAGGGCAGCGACGGCATCAGTCTGCTGCAGAAGGTTGACCGGCTGGGCCAGGAGCGCGCCGCCGCAGTCACCAGCCTGGAGCGCCAGGTCAGCCAGTGCGAACAACAGATCAGCACCCTGCGCGCCAGCCGGGTCAGCTATCCCGGTTATGTCGAAGACGCCCTGCGCGCCATTCGCCAGCAGTGCCCGCAGGCCGACCCGCGGGTCCTGTGCGATTATGTCGAAGTGCTCGACCCGGACTGGCAAATGGCGATCGAGGGCTATATCGGCGGCAGCCGCTTCGCCATTCTGGTCGAACCGGCCTTCGAGGCCGAAGCCATCCGTATCGTCCGCCAGCTCAGCAGCCGCGAACGCAACCGCGCCCGGGTGATTCAGGGCGACAAGGCCCGCCAGGATGCCGAACGGCTCAGCGTACCGGAGGATTCGATCCTCAAGGTCATGCGCTTTGGCCACAAGATTGCCGAGTACTACCTGCGCGCCTCCTATGCCGGGGTACAGCGTGTCGAGCATGCCGATGCGCTGCGCCAGACCCGCCGCGGCATCACCCGCGAAGGACTGGGTTCGGGCAACTATGCGCTGTTCCGCTGCGATATCGACGACAGCCAACTGGTGTTCGGTGCCGAAGCCCGCGAGCGCAATCTGCGTGCCCAGGAAAGCCAGCTGGAACAGTTGCACCTGCAACGTCACGCCCTGCGTCAGCAACAGCAGGCACTGCAGCAACTGGCCCAGTTGCTGAACCAGATCAAACCACTGGACTACGCGGCCCGGGCCAGCGCTCTGCTCGATTGCCAGCGCCAGCTCCGCGAACTCGAACAGCAACTGGACAGTCTCGATCTGGGCAGCCACGGCGACCTGGACGACCAACAGTCGCGAGTCAACCAGCGCTACCGCGAACTCGAACAACGCCAGCGCGAACTGCTCGAAGAGCATGGCCGGCTGGACGAAAAACACCGCCAGCTCAGCCAGCGGATCAACCAGCTGGCCGACCAGAGCGACACCCTGCTGGAAGCCAAGGACGCTGCCGAACAGCATCTGCTGGAAGCCGCCAGCGGCCTGCCCGGCCTGGATCCGCAGCAGCGCCTGGAGCAGCTCGACGCCATGCTAGAACAGGCCCACAGCCCCTTCGACTTCGTCGCCGACAGCGCCACCCTGACCACTCGTCTGCACCAGCAGGCGATCAGTCTGGAGCGCGCCATCGAGCAGTACAACCAGCAGTCCCAGCCGGCTGACCAGTTGCTGCACGACTGCGCCGACGAACTGCACAGCCTTGGTTTTTTCCGCCATATCGGCGGCCTGCAGCGCCAGCTCGACAACCTCTACAATCGCCTGCGCAACAACGTCCTGCTGGAAAAGCAGAACCAGCTGGCCAGCCTGCGCGACAGCTTCAACACCACCTTCGTCAGCGACCTGTGCCATGAAATCCACCAGGCCATCAACGACGGCCGGCGGATTCTGGAACAACTGAACCTGGAGCTGGAACACCACCAGTTCGGTGCCGACCGCGAGCGCTTCCAGTTCGACTGGGACTGGTTGCCCGAATACAAGGAATACTGGGATTTCTTCCAGGAAGTAATGCAGATGCCCAACCTGGGTGATGGCGCCAGCCTGTTCGACAGCAATCTGTCCGAACGCGCCGCCAGCATCCGCGACCGGCTGCTGTCGCTGCTGCTCGATGGTGACGAGCAGCAGGCCCTGCGCGAGCTGGAGCGGCTCAGCGACTACCGCCGCTACCGCCGCTACGACATTCTCAAGCACCCCCAGGGCAAGCCGGCGATCCGCCTCAGCGAATACGGCACCGGCTCAGGTGGGCAGTTGGAAACCCCGGCCTATATCATTCGCGCCGCCGCCGTGACCAGCGCCTTCCGCTTCAATGAGGGCGACAGCCACCTGCGCATGGTGATCGTCGATGAAGCCTTCATGCACATGGACGAAACCCGCTCACGCGAGGTGATCGGCTACTTGACCGAAACCCTGGGGCTGCAACTGATCTTCATCATGCCGACCAGCAAGGCCGGTCCCTTCCTCGACCTGATCAGCAACCAGTTCGTGTTCAGCAAGGTGCCCAGCCGTCAGCCGGTCGGTGAACTCAACACCCGGGTACTGCTCGACCGGCAACAACTCAACCGCGAAAGGGTGGCCGAGCTGTGGGCCCAGCATCGACGAGTCATCCGCCAGCAGGGGATGCTGGACTTTATGGAAGAACTGGTTTGA
- a CDS encoding NYN domain-containing protein, whose amino-acid sequence MSAGSNGHNVGLAVLIDADNANPAIVEGLLAEVAKFGVASVKRIYGDWTTPALGKWKAALLEHSIQPIQQFAYTSGKNATDSAMIIDAMDLLYTGEFGGFCIVSSDSDFTRLASRLRESGKVVYGFGERKTPKPFVAACDRFIYTEIFTSNPETEEATIKRKSAQELRQDTKLCHQLRQAIEAASDDEGWANLGPVGSQLAKQMPEFDPRNYGYSKFSGLLEGIGLFTIKRENNQLLIKDQRPGKKA is encoded by the coding sequence ATGAGTGCAGGTAGCAATGGGCACAATGTGGGGCTGGCGGTGTTGATCGATGCGGACAATGCCAACCCGGCGATCGTCGAGGGGTTGCTGGCTGAGGTGGCGAAGTTTGGAGTGGCCAGTGTCAAGCGCATCTACGGTGACTGGACCACGCCGGCGCTGGGCAAGTGGAAGGCGGCGCTGCTGGAGCATTCGATTCAGCCGATCCAGCAGTTCGCCTATACCAGTGGCAAGAACGCCACCGACAGCGCGATGATCATCGACGCCATGGATCTGCTGTATACCGGTGAGTTTGGTGGCTTCTGTATTGTATCCAGCGACAGCGACTTTACCCGTCTGGCCTCACGCCTGCGCGAATCCGGCAAGGTGGTTTACGGTTTTGGCGAGCGCAAGACCCCCAAGCCGTTCGTGGCGGCCTGCGATCGGTTTATCTACACGGAAATCTTTACCAGCAACCCGGAAACCGAAGAAGCGACGATCAAGCGCAAGAGTGCGCAGGAGCTGCGTCAGGATACCAAGCTGTGTCATCAGTTGCGTCAGGCCATCGAGGCCGCTTCGGATGATGAGGGCTGGGCCAACCTGGGGCCGGTGGGTAGTCAGTTGGCCAAGCAGATGCCCGAGTTCGATCCGCGCAACTATGGCTACAGCAAATTCAGCGGGCTGCTTGAGGGCATCGGCCTGTTCACGATCAAGCGCGAGAACAATCAGTTGCTGATCAAGGACCAGCGCCCAGGCAAGAAAGCCTGA
- a CDS encoding helical backbone metal receptor: MLRWLLTTLLVLVSLPALAAERIVSLAPFLTDLIVQLDAGERLVGVLDDGNLPPELATVTRVGSHQSLPVERILATRPDLVLAWTSGNPPELLARLEQLGLRVERFDPQSLAQIAEVTLAVGRLSATEARAAALVDSYHQQLAQLHRPLTEDSPRVFIQLWDDPLYTISDAQLMGDALRHCGARNIFADLAILAPQIGRESVIAADPDVIILLADERKLAAPWLQRWRQFPHLRAVRHEALFVLDSNTLVRPTPAAVEGVRVLCELVWQEQRGFSAPHADTIRP; this comes from the coding sequence ATGCTGCGCTGGCTGCTGACCACACTGCTGGTGCTGGTCAGCCTGCCAGCACTGGCGGCCGAACGGATCGTCAGCCTCGCCCCTTTTCTCACTGATCTGATCGTACAACTCGACGCTGGCGAGCGCCTGGTCGGCGTGCTTGACGACGGCAATCTGCCGCCCGAGCTGGCCACTGTAACCCGGGTCGGCAGCCACCAGAGCCTGCCGGTCGAGCGTATTCTGGCGACCCGTCCCGATCTGGTCCTGGCCTGGACCAGCGGCAATCCGCCGGAGTTGCTGGCACGCCTGGAGCAGTTGGGACTGCGGGTCGAGCGCTTTGACCCGCAAAGCCTGGCGCAGATTGCCGAGGTTACCCTGGCGGTGGGTCGTCTGAGCGCGACCGAAGCCCGCGCTGCTGCACTGGTCGATAGCTACCACCAGCAACTGGCGCAGTTGCACCGGCCACTGACCGAGGACTCTCCCCGGGTGTTCATTCAGCTCTGGGACGACCCGCTGTATACCATCAGCGACGCCCAGTTGATGGGCGATGCCCTGCGTCACTGCGGTGCCCGCAACATCTTCGCCGACCTGGCTATTCTGGCCCCGCAGATCGGTCGGGAAAGTGTCATTGCCGCCGACCCGGATGTGATTATCCTGCTGGCTGACGAGCGCAAGCTGGCCGCCCCCTGGCTCCAGCGTTGGCGCCAGTTTCCGCACCTGCGGGCGGTGCGTCATGAGGCGCTGTTCGTGCTCGACAGCAACACCCTGGTACGTCCGACTCCGGCTGCGGTAGAGGGGGTGAGGGTGCTGTGTGAGTTGGTTTGGCAGGAGCAGCGCGGTTTCAGTGCGCCGCATGCGGACACGATCCGGCCATAG